A genomic segment from Neobacillus sp. YX16 encodes:
- a CDS encoding YdeI/OmpD-associated family protein — MLNSTKSVIEKLNFSKYPSKLILNVPEDIEEFEALEYDSSIKKAQYDLIFVFIFKLEDFQTYLQEAVEKQLVMKNGYIYFAYPKKGNPKYPEYIERDSIYTEKHYDEEGYYRGSSLKFSRMVSFNEVFTVIGLKSAPKKTKNTTSSKNSQCVDDYIINIEDIRNYLGKNRDVLKIYNELTPGYQKDWARYVYSAKRKETQEKRLLEMETVLAEGYKTMDLYRRRK, encoded by the coding sequence ATGTTAAATTCAACAAAAAGTGTCATCGAGAAATTAAATTTCAGTAAATATCCATCAAAGCTTATTCTTAATGTACCGGAAGATATTGAAGAGTTTGAGGCGTTAGAGTATGACTCTTCTATTAAAAAGGCTCAATATGACCTGATTTTTGTCTTTATTTTCAAATTAGAAGATTTTCAAACGTACTTACAAGAAGCAGTCGAAAAGCAACTAGTAATGAAAAACGGCTATATCTACTTCGCCTACCCGAAGAAAGGTAATCCTAAATATCCGGAATACATAGAGCGTGACAGTATTTATACGGAAAAACATTATGATGAAGAAGGCTATTATCGTGGAAGCAGCTTAAAGTTTTCTCGCATGGTGAGTTTCAATGAGGTATTCACAGTGATTGGCCTGAAGTCAGCACCAAAGAAAACAAAAAACACGACAAGCTCAAAAAATAGCCAGTGTGTGGATGACTACATCATCAACATTGAGGATATCCGAAATTACTTAGGTAAAAATAGAGATGTATTAAAAATATACAACGAATTAACACCAGGCTACCAAAAAGACTGGGCGCGTTATGTCTACAGCGCAAAAAGAAAAGAAACCCAAGAAAAACGCCTCCTCGAAATGGAAACCGTACTAGCAGAAGGCTACAAAACCATGGACCTCTATCGCAGAAGGAAATAA
- a CDS encoding aldo/keto reductase family oxidoreductase, whose translation MRTMKLGGSTLEVPVVAVGCMRINSLEKNEAERFVQTALEQGANFFDHADIYGGGACEEIFADAIHMNADVREKMILQSKCGIRKGMFDFSKEHILNSVDEILKRLNTEYLDVLLLHRPDALVEPEEVAEAFDTLESSGKVRHFGVSNQKPMQIQLLQKYVKQPLVANQLQLSITNANMISNGINVNMENDSAIDRDGSVLDFCRLNDMTIQPWSPFQYGFFEGVFLGNEKFPELNQKIDEIAAKYGVSNTTIAIAWLLRHPAKMQPVIGTMNVDRLKDCCRASEIHLTREEWYSIYRTAGNILP comes from the coding sequence TTGAGAACAATGAAACTAGGAGGCAGCACATTAGAGGTGCCGGTTGTTGCGGTTGGATGCATGCGGATCAATTCACTTGAGAAGAACGAGGCTGAACGCTTTGTCCAAACTGCGTTAGAGCAAGGGGCGAACTTCTTTGACCATGCGGACATTTATGGCGGTGGAGCCTGTGAGGAAATTTTCGCCGATGCAATCCATATGAATGCTGATGTCCGTGAAAAAATGATCCTGCAATCAAAATGTGGCATTCGCAAGGGAATGTTTGATTTTTCAAAAGAGCATATTTTAAATTCGGTAGATGAGATTTTAAAAAGACTGAATACCGAGTATCTGGATGTTTTACTCCTGCACCGTCCGGATGCACTAGTGGAGCCTGAAGAGGTAGCAGAGGCTTTTGACACACTTGAAAGTTCAGGAAAAGTCCGCCACTTTGGCGTGTCCAACCAGAAACCTATGCAAATTCAACTGCTTCAGAAATATGTGAAGCAGCCGCTAGTTGCGAATCAGCTGCAATTGAGCATCACGAATGCCAACATGATTTCCAATGGAATCAATGTAAACATGGAGAATGATTCAGCGATTGATCGCGATGGCAGCGTCCTTGATTTCTGCAGGCTGAACGATATGACCATTCAGCCGTGGTCACCTTTCCAATATGGATTCTTTGAAGGTGTGTTTCTAGGAAACGAAAAGTTTCCTGAATTAAATCAAAAGATAGATGAAATCGCGGCAAAATATGGGGTTAGCAATACGACCATCGCCATTGCGTGGCTGCTGCGTCATCCAGCCAAAATGCAGCCCGTTATTGGAACGATGAATGTGGACAGGTTGAAGGATTGCTGCAGAGCAAGTGAGATTCATTTAACGCGCGAAGAGTGGTACAGTATCTACCGTACTGCTGGGAATATCCTGCCTTAA
- a CDS encoding sigma-70 family RNA polymerase sigma factor, with product MGLLDDTENEKIDIVKMNRDDAIELLMNEYGETIKRLVFTYIKDYALTEDLTQEIFLIVYLKLDTFAGRSSLKTWVYTIAINKCKDYLKSWHYRKISYTHNLLDFIGTNKGPENNLLDQSDRAEMVQEILKLPIKYREMIILYYYKEFSIHEISVLLKISETTAKVRLHRGREKLRLGLDILGRGELNG from the coding sequence ATGGGATTGCTGGATGATACGGAGAACGAAAAAATAGATATCGTAAAAATGAACCGAGATGACGCAATAGAATTATTGATGAATGAATATGGTGAAACCATCAAGCGTTTAGTTTTCACCTATATTAAAGATTACGCGCTTACGGAGGATTTAACGCAAGAAATCTTTCTTATCGTCTATCTCAAATTGGATACCTTTGCGGGAAGGAGTTCGCTCAAGACCTGGGTGTATACCATTGCCATTAATAAATGTAAGGACTATTTAAAAAGCTGGCATTATCGGAAAATTAGCTATACCCACAATCTTCTTGATTTCATTGGAACCAACAAGGGCCCTGAAAATAATTTACTAGATCAGTCCGATAGAGCTGAGATGGTGCAGGAAATTCTAAAACTGCCCATTAAATACAGGGAAATGATTATTTTGTATTATTATAAGGAGTTTTCCATTCATGAAATTTCGGTGCTATTAAAAATAAGTGAAACTACGGCCAAAGTTAGACTTCATCGAGGACGGGAAAAGTTACGATTGGGCTTAGATATATTGGGACGAGGTGAGCTAAATGGATAA